A region of Candidatus Flexicrinis proximus DNA encodes the following proteins:
- a CDS encoding SGNH/GDSL hydrolase family protein yields the protein MSSIDPAVLKRYRRRRLTRRLLGTALLVVLTLVLIEVLLRVTDPFGAAYFGDLAGNFYDVAIDDPRGYVVPPGEYHASHWSFSIQPDHTRTVPDTNPDAPRTLVFVGDSVAFGYGVEDAETFVNLVAQALPDWRVINDSYPGWNIQNLEGAWAQHPDADLIFVLTITNDLTESYLTPGQRGWRPLYIQAYAMWVGWIFTGFPTPAPETLAALEPGWIASISALAADPRVTFLTIDTAGDYEQRVASMFPDKTVILENYTGLVSTVDSHPNPASHVFLAAQIIPVVQSRIAALDPD from the coding sequence ATGTCATCCATCGACCCCGCCGTATTGAAGCGCTACCGCCGCCGCCGGCTGACCCGCCGGCTGCTTGGCACAGCCTTGCTTGTCGTCCTGACCCTCGTGCTGATCGAAGTCCTGCTGCGCGTCACTGACCCCTTCGGCGCGGCCTATTTTGGCGATCTGGCGGGCAACTTCTACGACGTCGCCATCGACGACCCCCGCGGTTATGTCGTCCCCCCCGGTGAATACCACGCCAGCCACTGGTCCTTCAGCATCCAGCCCGACCACACCCGTACCGTTCCCGACACCAACCCCGACGCGCCGCGCACGCTGGTCTTCGTCGGCGACTCGGTCGCGTTCGGCTACGGCGTGGAAGACGCGGAGACGTTTGTCAACCTCGTCGCGCAGGCCCTGCCGGACTGGCGTGTTATCAACGACTCGTACCCCGGCTGGAACATCCAGAACCTCGAAGGCGCGTGGGCGCAGCACCCGGACGCCGACCTGATTTTCGTCCTGACCATCACCAACGACCTGACCGAATCTTATCTCACCCCCGGCCAACGAGGCTGGCGTCCGCTCTATATTCAGGCCTATGCCATGTGGGTCGGCTGGATCTTCACGGGTTTCCCCACCCCCGCGCCAGAAACGCTGGCCGCGCTCGAACCTGGCTGGATCGCCAGCATCAGTGCGCTCGCCGCCGATCCGCGCGTCACCTTCCTGACCATCGACACCGCCGGCGATTACGAGCAGCGCGTCGCCTCCATGTTCCCCGACAAAACCGTCATCCTTGAGAATTACACCGGGCTGGTCAGCACCGTTGACTCGCACCCTAACCCCGCCAGCCATGTCTTTCTGGCCGCGCAGATCATCCCGGTTGTCCAGAGCCGCATCGCCGCCCTCGACCCCGATTAG
- a CDS encoding DUF1304 domain-containing protein, protein MSAIALVLIALVALEHAYFLYLEMFAWTAASTRRSFGTTAEFAEASKSLAANQGLYNGFLAAGLVWSILHPDPLVGRQIAIFFLACVLVAAAYGGWSVKRSIMIIQGLPALLALAAVLFIR, encoded by the coding sequence ATGTCCGCCATCGCCCTTGTATTGATCGCCCTCGTCGCCCTCGAACACGCCTATTTCCTGTATCTGGAGATGTTTGCCTGGACCGCCGCCAGCACGCGCCGCTCGTTCGGCACCACCGCCGAATTTGCCGAAGCGTCGAAATCCCTGGCTGCCAACCAGGGGCTGTATAACGGCTTTCTGGCCGCCGGCCTGGTCTGGAGCATCCTGCACCCCGATCCGCTTGTCGGCCGTCAGATCGCCATCTTCTTCCTGGCCTGTGTGCTGGTTGCCGCGGCCTACGGCGGCTGGTCGGTCAAGCGCTCGATCATGATTATTCAAGGGCTGCCGGCGCTGCTCGCACTCGCCGCAGTCCTGTTCATTCGCTAA
- a CDS encoding metallophosphoesterase family protein yields the protein MTTIGLISDTHMPHRRRALPSAVFEILAGVDVVLHGGDVGELWVLEQLSRIAPVFAVFGNDEPEETRKALPHLIPFNAGGQRMLLVHGHALDTEYEFRLRAEVDWASKLRLWSSYGRDHGAKIVIYGHTHIPGVIETDGVTLINPGAVSSAGLMRQTISTVARMEVTADAPPQVTIYDLATGAIHTPETDLTLPFEATRVKYGELIFAPDLMAQFQWFRTALLERFGLPFLDPLLGELYARWEGDAPPLTVEGMAAAYRGAQAQVPAEAWDVLWANPDFAQFREPKR from the coding sequence ATGACGACGATCGGATTGATTTCAGACACGCACATGCCGCACCGGCGGCGGGCGCTACCGTCCGCCGTTTTCGAAATCCTCGCCGGGGTGGATGTGGTGCTGCACGGCGGGGATGTCGGCGAGTTGTGGGTATTGGAGCAGCTCAGCCGGATCGCGCCGGTGTTCGCGGTCTTTGGCAACGACGAACCTGAGGAGACGCGCAAGGCGCTGCCGCATCTGATCCCGTTTAACGCCGGGGGCCAGCGCATGCTGCTGGTCCACGGACACGCGCTCGACACCGAATACGAGTTCCGCCTACGCGCCGAAGTCGACTGGGCGTCGAAGCTGCGGCTCTGGTCATCGTATGGCCGTGATCACGGCGCAAAAATTGTGATCTACGGGCATACGCACATCCCCGGCGTGATCGAGACCGACGGGGTGACACTCATCAACCCCGGCGCGGTGTCGTCGGCGGGGCTGATGCGCCAGACCATCTCAACCGTGGCGCGGATGGAGGTCACGGCGGATGCGCCGCCGCAGGTGACGATCTACGATCTGGCGACCGGCGCCATCCATACGCCGGAAACGGACTTAACACTCCCCTTCGAGGCGACGCGGGTGAAGTACGGCGAGTTGATTTTCGCGCCGGATCTGATGGCACAGTTCCAGTGGTTCAGGACGGCCTTGCTGGAGCGCTTCGGCCTGCCGTTTCTCGACCCGCTGCTGGGGGAGCTCTACGCGCGCTGGGAAGGCGATGCCCCGCCGCTGACGGTCGAGGGTATGGCGGCGGCTTACCGGGGCGCGCAGGCACAAGTACCCGCCGAGGCGTGGGATGTGCTGTGGGCGAACCCGGACTTCGCGCAGTTCAGGGAACCGAAGCGCTGA
- a CDS encoding threonine/serine dehydratase, whose translation MTDPVTAQSIAEAQARIAPYLTPTPLEHAPKLGAVWLKLENVNPTHSFKVRGALNAMLRLKESGAATPEVIAASSGNHAQALAYAARLTGVKATILMPSHTPRKKVDGVRLHGGEGVLFGTNYDAAEAEAIRRSKEEEIPYISPYNDADIVSGAGTCGQELLAQLPEMARVLVPASGGGLLTGIAVAIKSARPDCEVIGVCAAHAPAMHNVKHGTALPQVWDTLAEALSGDIEVGAITVGLAHKYVDRVVLVTEEQIAEAMRWMLSEQGWLIEGGGAVTVAALRSGTVADDGRPTVCVVSGSNLDLETVKRIVAD comes from the coding sequence ATGACCGATCCCGTCACCGCACAAAGCATTGCCGAGGCGCAAGCCCGGATCGCGCCGTATCTGACGCCGACACCGCTGGAGCACGCGCCGAAACTGGGCGCGGTGTGGCTGAAGCTGGAGAACGTCAACCCGACGCACAGCTTCAAAGTCCGCGGCGCGCTGAACGCCATGCTCAGATTAAAGGAGTCAGGCGCGGCGACGCCGGAAGTGATCGCGGCCTCGTCGGGGAACCACGCGCAGGCGCTGGCGTATGCCGCGCGGCTGACCGGCGTGAAGGCGACGATTCTGATGCCGTCACATACCCCGCGCAAGAAAGTGGACGGGGTCAGGCTGCACGGCGGCGAGGGGGTGCTGTTCGGGACGAATTACGACGCCGCGGAGGCCGAGGCGATCCGGCGCTCGAAAGAGGAGGAAATCCCGTACATCTCGCCGTATAACGACGCCGACATCGTCAGCGGCGCGGGGACGTGCGGCCAGGAGCTCCTGGCGCAGCTTCCTGAGATGGCGCGGGTACTGGTGCCGGCCAGCGGGGGCGGCCTGCTGACGGGGATCGCGGTGGCCATCAAGTCAGCGCGACCGGACTGCGAGGTGATCGGGGTGTGCGCGGCGCACGCGCCCGCCATGCACAACGTCAAGCACGGCACAGCGCTGCCGCAGGTGTGGGACACGCTGGCGGAGGCGCTCAGCGGCGACATCGAGGTCGGGGCGATCACGGTCGGGCTGGCCCACAAGTATGTGGACCGCGTGGTGCTGGTCACTGAGGAACAGATCGCCGAAGCGATGCGCTGGATGCTGTCCGAGCAGGGATGGCTGATCGAGGGCGGCGGCGCGGTCACGGTAGCGGCACTGCGCAGCGGAACGGTGGCGGACGATGGGCGACCGACCGTATGCGTGGTGAGCGGCAGCAACCTTGACCTGGAGACCGTGAAGCGGATCGTGGCGGACTGA
- a CDS encoding redoxin domain-containing protein: MGNTLPLTSKFRAQTKALPAFSLSDHNRVRRSLDTLMGPEGMLLGFIGDIWRPISINRILTMQKEASKLAARGLSVAIVIRGRVNTLTNFIINTPVPVTLPLLADPDGMVQATYRTHMSPGLLLLDRRRVMRFRWLLTDELLWPMMDDVLKAASSLRKD; the protein is encoded by the coding sequence ATGGGCAACACCCTTCCCCTCACTTCAAAATTCCGTGCCCAGACCAAAGCACTGCCCGCCTTCTCCCTTTCCGATCACAATCGCGTCCGTCGCAGCCTGGACACCCTGATGGGGCCGGAAGGGATGCTATTGGGTTTTATCGGCGACATCTGGCGTCCGATCAGCATCAACCGCATCCTGACCATGCAAAAAGAGGCCAGCAAGCTGGCGGCGCGCGGACTTTCGGTGGCGATCGTGATCCGCGGGCGCGTAAACACGCTGACGAATTTCATCATCAACACGCCGGTGCCGGTCACGCTGCCGCTGCTGGCCGACCCGGACGGGATGGTACAGGCGACCTACCGGACGCACATGTCCCCCGGCCTGCTGCTGCTCGACCGGCGGCGCGTGATGCGCTTCCGCTGGCTGCTGACCGACGAACTGCTCTGGCCGATGATGGACGACGTGCTGAAGGCCGCCAGTTCGTTGCGCAAGGACTAA
- a CDS encoding redoxin domain-containing protein, whose translation MANISPFTAVSILAIAQEVPDFALPDHTRAIRSLASLTGAEGLLLGFIGEIWKPANVTRILNMQRHAPRFAELGVPVALVVSDRVGALANFMLSSPLPVTFPLLADPDKAVQTDFRMLETTGLLLIDHGHVLRYKWLNSGDTLWPSLNDVLNAAADSIRSRSLL comes from the coding sequence ATGGCGAATATCTCCCCTTTTACTGCCGTCAGCATCCTTGCCATCGCCCAGGAAGTGCCCGATTTCGCACTGCCGGACCACACACGCGCCATCCGCAGCCTCGCAAGCCTGACCGGGGCGGAAGGGCTGCTGCTGGGGTTTATCGGCGAGATTTGGAAGCCGGCCAATGTGACCCGCATCCTCAACATGCAGCGCCACGCCCCCAGGTTCGCCGAGCTGGGCGTGCCGGTCGCGCTGGTGGTCAGCGACCGCGTGGGCGCGCTGGCAAACTTTATGCTGAGTTCGCCGCTGCCGGTGACGTTTCCGCTGCTGGCCGACCCGGACAAAGCCGTGCAGACCGATTTCAGGATGCTGGAAACAACCGGCCTGCTGCTGATCGACCACGGTCATGTGCTGCGCTATAAGTGGCTGAACAGCGGCGACACCCTGTGGCCGTCGCTGAACGACGTCCTCAACGCGGCGGCCGACAGCATCCGGTCGCGGAGTCTGCTCTAA
- a CDS encoding enoyl-CoA hydratase/isomerase family protein: protein MSLVTLIERAPVLEIVFNRVEKRNAVNRALLLDLDAALDSAERLATDAPAVWRAILLRGEGPVFCAGIDLGAFGEWAEVSGAAFRENLFATTALYQRVANKLEAHALPVIALMHGAALGLGMELALAADFRIAAEGTRLQLPETRGGIIPDVGGTTRLTRLIGAARAKEYILTGKPFDLADAERWGLVNAVVPADQLLARGDALTAELALAAPLAVRYGKKVIDGMSDLARGLALESWAQAALMNSEDTLIGMQAGMLKTTPEWKGK, encoded by the coding sequence ATGTCGCTTGTTACCCTGATCGAACGTGCGCCAGTGCTGGAAATCGTCTTTAACCGCGTGGAGAAGCGCAACGCCGTCAACCGCGCGCTGCTGTTGGACCTGGACGCGGCGCTGGATAGCGCGGAACGGCTGGCGACCGACGCGCCGGCGGTGTGGCGGGCGATCCTACTGCGCGGCGAGGGGCCGGTGTTCTGTGCCGGCATCGACCTGGGCGCATTCGGCGAGTGGGCCGAAGTATCGGGCGCGGCCTTCCGCGAAAACCTGTTCGCCACGACAGCGTTATACCAGCGCGTTGCGAATAAGCTGGAGGCGCACGCGCTGCCGGTGATCGCGCTGATGCACGGGGCGGCGCTGGGGCTTGGCATGGAGCTGGCACTGGCGGCGGATTTCCGGATCGCGGCGGAGGGGACGCGGCTGCAGCTTCCGGAGACACGAGGCGGGATCATCCCGGATGTGGGCGGGACGACGCGGCTGACGCGCTTGATCGGCGCGGCACGGGCGAAAGAGTACATCCTGACCGGGAAGCCCTTCGATCTGGCCGACGCCGAGCGCTGGGGACTGGTTAACGCGGTGGTCCCGGCCGATCAGTTATTGGCGCGGGGCGACGCGCTGACGGCCGAGCTGGCTTTGGCGGCGCCGCTGGCGGTGCGCTATGGCAAAAAGGTGATCGACGGCATGAGCGATCTGGCCCGTGGGCTGGCACTGGAGTCATGGGCGCAGGCGGCGCTGATGAACAGCGAGGACACGCTGATCGGGATGCAGGCCGGGATGCTAAAGACGACGCCGGAATGGAAGGGCAAGTAG
- a CDS encoding VOC family protein gives MDNVGIAVESLDEAIAFFSELGLKLEGRAMIEGEWAGRVTGLGTQRVEIAMMVTPDGYSRLELSRFLTPPVVADHRNAPVNALGYLRVMFTVGDIDDTLARLRKHGAQLVGEVVQYEDSYRLCYIRGPEGLLIGLAQETSNR, from the coding sequence ATGGATAACGTCGGCATCGCGGTAGAATCTCTCGATGAGGCCATCGCTTTTTTCAGCGAGCTTGGCCTGAAGCTCGAAGGGCGAGCCATGATCGAAGGAGAATGGGCCGGGCGCGTCACCGGACTGGGCACACAGCGCGTCGAGATCGCCATGATGGTCACCCCCGACGGCTACAGCCGCCTCGAGCTTTCGCGATTTCTCACCCCGCCTGTAGTAGCCGATCATCGAAACGCCCCGGTGAACGCTCTCGGATACCTGCGCGTCATGTTCACTGTGGGCGACATCGACGACACCCTCGCCAGGCTCCGCAAACACGGCGCGCAGCTCGTCGGTGAAGTGGTTCAGTACGAGGACTCGTATCGACTCTGCTATATCCGCGGCCCTGAAGGCCTTCTCATCGGGCTGGCCCAGGAAACCTCAAATCGGTGA
- a CDS encoding DinB family protein, with the protein MPAANTRNLLEQLETVVAQVCDVYRNLPDPDVMVYELWSAKDILAHITFWHESFARNASDLAAGVKPTPLVGTYPALNQGGVDAMKSCTLDAVIERLQHAQAMIRDSILDPRVVAIPYRKGSRDYSPAEHLQIVIDHIGRHLRDVVRKARRRS; encoded by the coding sequence TTGCCCGCTGCCAACACACGCAACCTGCTCGAACAGCTCGAAACCGTGGTCGCGCAGGTGTGCGATGTCTACCGTAACCTGCCCGATCCCGACGTCATGGTATACGAGCTCTGGTCGGCCAAAGACATCCTGGCGCACATCACTTTCTGGCACGAAAGCTTTGCGCGGAACGCCAGTGATCTTGCCGCCGGCGTGAAGCCAACACCACTCGTCGGGACCTATCCCGCGCTCAATCAGGGCGGCGTGGATGCGATGAAATCCTGCACGCTGGATGCGGTCATCGAACGCCTGCAACACGCGCAGGCCATGATCCGCGACAGCATCCTGGACCCGCGGGTCGTAGCTATCCCCTACCGCAAAGGATCGCGGGATTACTCCCCCGCCGAACACTTGCAGATCGTGATCGACCATATCGGCCGCCACCTGCGTGACGTCGTCAGGAAAGCCCGCCGCCGGTCGTGA
- a CDS encoding TerC family protein, with amino-acid sequence MDWLTSPDALVGLVTLAVMEIVLGVDNVIFISILAAKLPKDQQVRARQTGLMLAMGIRIALLFTISWIVHELTEPLFTILDRGISGKDLIILGGGLFLIWKATKEIHDRLEGHAGHASEAVAPSFRAVIAQILILDIVFSLDSVITAVGMVDEIAVMVIAVVISVGVMLLMAGRISAFVNKHPTVKMLALSFLLLIGFTLVLEGVHVEIPKGYIYFAMGFSVLVELLNLRASAKKHAAAPVQLHAPYVADDQAAAARQNP; translated from the coding sequence TTGGACTGGCTCACGAGTCCCGACGCGCTGGTCGGGCTGGTCACGCTGGCGGTGATGGAGATTGTCCTCGGCGTCGACAACGTGATCTTCATCTCGATCCTCGCCGCAAAACTGCCCAAAGATCAGCAGGTCCGCGCCCGTCAGACCGGCCTGATGCTGGCGATGGGTATCCGTATCGCCCTGCTGTTCACCATTTCGTGGATCGTCCATGAGCTCACCGAGCCGCTCTTTACCATTTTGGACCGCGGCATCTCCGGCAAGGACCTGATTATCCTCGGCGGCGGTCTGTTCCTGATCTGGAAGGCCACCAAGGAAATCCACGACCGCCTGGAAGGCCACGCCGGCCACGCCAGCGAAGCCGTTGCGCCATCCTTTAGGGCAGTCATCGCCCAAATCCTGATCCTCGACATCGTCTTCTCGCTCGACTCGGTCATCACCGCCGTCGGCATGGTCGATGAGATCGCCGTCATGGTCATCGCGGTTGTTATCTCCGTCGGCGTCATGCTGCTGATGGCCGGCCGCATCAGCGCGTTTGTCAACAAACATCCGACCGTCAAGATGCTCGCCCTCAGCTTCCTGCTGCTCATCGGCTTCACCCTGGTGCTCGAAGGCGTCCACGTCGAAATCCCCAAGGGCTATATCTACTTCGCCATGGGCTTCTCGGTCCTGGTCGAACTCCTCAACCTGCGCGCCAGCGCCAAGAAGCACGCCGCCGCGCCGGTCCAGCTCCACGCACCCTACGTGGCGGATGACCAAGCGGCCGCCGCCCGTCAGAATCCGTAA
- a CDS encoding GNAT family N-acetyltransferase produces MTHSIFDAFPTLETPRLRLRRIVPGDATAWLKVWTNPDVMRYLAGFEVDQATIKDMNGLVSWADGIYLQETGLRWAITLKPDDTLVGSCGFHLYSAANRCAEIGYELNRDYWRQGIMAEAVTTMLRFGFGPMNLHRIEANVTEGNEASAGLLRHLGFTHEGSWREKEYLRGRWHDLWQFGLLEDEFTLL; encoded by the coding sequence GTGACCCATTCCATCTTCGACGCCTTTCCTACACTTGAGACGCCCCGCCTGCGTTTGCGGCGCATTGTGCCGGGTGACGCCACGGCGTGGCTGAAGGTGTGGACCAATCCCGACGTGATGCGCTATCTTGCCGGTTTCGAAGTCGATCAGGCGACGATCAAAGATATGAACGGCCTCGTCTCATGGGCGGATGGCATTTATTTACAGGAAACGGGCCTGCGTTGGGCGATCACGCTGAAGCCGGACGACACCCTGGTCGGTTCATGCGGCTTTCACCTGTACTCCGCCGCGAACCGCTGCGCCGAGATCGGCTACGAGCTGAACCGCGACTACTGGCGGCAGGGCATCATGGCCGAGGCCGTCACTACGATGCTGCGATTCGGCTTCGGGCCGATGAACCTGCACCGCATCGAGGCCAACGTCACGGAAGGGAACGAGGCGTCAGCCGGATTACTGCGGCATCTGGGCTTCACGCACGAAGGCTCGTGGCGGGAGAAAGAATATCTGCGCGGCCGCTGGCATGACCTGTGGCAGTTCGGGTTATTGGAAGATGAATTTACCCTGCTTTAG
- a CDS encoding type II toxin-antitoxin system HicB family antitoxin, which yields MRQVVLIPDEDGGYIPEVPSLPGCYSQGETRDEALVNIKEAIDLHIESMIAPVRHIYLKSKAK from the coding sequence ATGCGCCAGGTCGTGCTGATTCCCGATGAAGATGGCGGTTACATCCCAGAAGTGCCGAGCTTACCAGGCTGCTACAGTCAGGGCGAAACGCGAGACGAGGCGCTTGTAAACATCAAAGAGGCGATCGATCTGCACATCGAGAGCATGATCGCGCCGGTCAGGCATATCTATTTGAAGTCGAAAGCGAAATAG
- a CDS encoding type II toxin-antitoxin system death-on-curing family toxin, with the protein MIYPSVNQIIRINANVLAGAYRVRDADLLDSAVMRPQASAFGQDAYPTIYEKAAALLHSLVLNHPFNDGNKRTATLAALLFLRLNGVEKKWLDENAYWSVIAIAQGKRTVQQVAAWLRQHTVKGAGAGGPPPPPPPPPPPGGGGPPPPPPPPRPPAPRPGRPPPPPPRGPGGPAPRAGAPGAPRRGGGAAAGPPPPPPPPPPPRGAPPGAGRGGGAPPPPPPAPRGPAPPPPPAAPGARGGPPPPAPPPAAGRAGPPPAPGGRGPAGGGPAGGAPRARGAARGPRRGGISQITDETI; encoded by the coding sequence ATGATCTACCCGTCGGTCAACCAGATTATCCGCATCAACGCCAACGTGCTGGCTGGTGCGTACCGCGTGCGCGACGCCGATCTGCTCGACTCGGCGGTGATGCGCCCGCAGGCGAGCGCGTTCGGGCAGGACGCCTACCCCACGATTTACGAGAAGGCCGCTGCGCTGCTGCATTCGCTGGTGCTCAACCACCCGTTCAACGATGGCAACAAGCGCACGGCGACGCTGGCGGCGCTGCTGTTCCTGCGGCTGAACGGCGTGGAGAAAAAGTGGCTGGACGAGAACGCCTACTGGAGCGTGATCGCGATTGCGCAGGGGAAGCGTACGGTGCAGCAGGTGGCCGCGTGGCTGCGGCAGCATACGGTCAAAGGGGCGGGGGCGGGCGGCCCCCCCCCCCCCCCCCCCCCCCCCCCCCCGCCGGGGGGGGGCGGCCCGCCCCCCCCCCCCCCCCCCCCGCGGCCCCCCGCGCCCCGCCCCGGGCGCCCCCCCCCGCCCCCTCCCCGGGGGCCGGGCGGCCCGGCGCCCCGGGCGGGGGCCCCCGGGGCCCCCCGGCGGGGGGGGGGGGCGGCGGCGGGGCCCCCCCCCCCCCCCCCCCCCCCCCCCCCCCCGCGCGGGGCCCCCCCGGGGGCGGGGCGCGGGGGGGGGGCCCCCCCCCCCCCCCCCCCCGCCCCGCGGGGGCCCGCCCCCCCCCCCCCCCCGGCCGCCCCCGGGGCGCGGGGGGGCCCCCCCCCCCCCGCCCCGCCGCCGGCCGCCGGCCGCGCGGGCCCGCCCCCCGCGCCCGGGGGCCGCGGGCCGGCCGGCGGGGGGCCCGCGGGGGGCGCCCCGCGCGCGCGGGGCGCGGCCCGGGGCCCCCGCCGCGGCGGCATCAGCCAGATCACGGACGAAACCATCTGA
- a CDS encoding ribbon-helix-helix protein, CopG family, with translation MESKDYTIRVDAEYVAKLEALALERETTVDALVKEALYQYLESREWSAFDKDVQRLIRENADLMRRLADS, from the coding sequence ATGGAGTCAAAGGACTACACGATCCGGGTCGACGCCGAATACGTGGCGAAACTTGAGGCGCTGGCGCTGGAGCGCGAGACGACGGTGGACGCGCTGGTGAAAGAGGCGCTGTACCAGTATCTGGAGTCGCGCGAGTGGTCGGCGTTCGACAAGGACGTGCAGCGGCTGATCCGCGAGAATGCCGACCTGATGCGGCGGCTGGCCGACAGCTAA